TGGATTGGCTTTCATATCTTTCAGCAAAGAGGCTGTTGAAAAGGCAAAGAACACTAAATCTACAAGCTTTTATTTCAATCTCAAGAAATATCTCAAAGACCCTCTTCCATGGACGCCTGCGGTAAATCTGATCTATCAGCAGAGTCTCGCAGTTAAAATGCTCCTTGAAGAAGGAATGGAGAATGTCTGGGCAAGGCACGAACTTATGGGAAAGGCAACAAGAGAAGCTATAAAGGCCATGGGACTGGAGCTGTTTTCCAGAAGACCGGGAAACGTTCTCACTTCTGTCAAAGTGCCGGAAGGTGTTGACGGAGGCAAAATCGTTTCTATCATGAGAGATGAATATGGAGTGACAATCGCCGGCGGACAGGGGACAATGAAAGGGAACATCTTCAGAATTGCTCATCTAGGCTACATGTCTGACTATGATGTTGTGACTGCGCTTACTTCTCTGGAAAAGGTCTTGAGAAGGCTTGGATTCAAGGTTGAGTTTGGCACTGGAGCAAGAGTAGCTATGGAGATATTTGAAGAGGAGGGTGCGTGATGCTCAGACTTCATGCTAACGATCCTCTTGACAAAACCGCTATGAAGATACTCGAAGACAGCAATCTCTTCCAGATATCTGCAGAGCATCTCGACAAAGATCAGTTGATGAAGATAATGCCCGAGATTGAAGTGCTAGTTGTAAGAAGCGCGACAAAGGTCACCTCTGAAGTCATTGAAGCTGGAAAGAAGCTTAAGCTAATTGCCAGAGCCGGAGTTGGACTGGACAACGTTGATGTTGAGTCGGCAAGGAAACACAATATCATTGTTAGAAATACTCCTGGCGCAAATGCGATATCGGTGGCAGAGCTGACTTTCGGATTGCTTCTTGGACTTGTCAGGCATATTCCAAGAGGTACATACGGAATTAAGGAAGGAAAGTGGGAGAAGAAGGAGCTCAAGGGTGTCGAAATCTTTGGCAAGACTATTGGGCTGATAGGTTTCGGAGCTATTGGACGAGAAGTTGCGAGGAGAGCGATTGCCTTTGGCATGAATGTCTGTGCCTTCGATCCATTTGTCAAGGAAACGGACATGAAAGTTGAGCTCATGACCACAATTGAATCCCTGCTAGAGAAGTCCGACGTGATTTCTCTTCACATCCCTCTGACACCGGAAACGAAACATATAATTGGCGAAAAAGAGATCTCCCTGATGAAGGACGGCGTTATCATTATCAATGCAAGCCGAGGAGGAACAATAGACGAGCAGGCGCTCTATAATGGGCTCGTTTCAGGCAAGGTTTCTGGAGCCGCCCTTGATGTTTTTGAGGTGGAGCCGCCGTCCGACGAGTTGAGAAGGAAACTTATCGGACTGGGGAACGTCATCTGTGTTCCTCATGTAGGAGCAAGTACGTCGGAGGGTCAGAAGAGAGTTGGTCTGGAGATGGCCAAGATAATAGTAGAAGAATGCAAGGTCATGATATAATGCACATGATTTTTCTGGTGGAGGTGTGAGTGTGAAAGTATACGTAGACAAAGATACTTGTATTGGATGCGGAGTATGCGAAGGGATTTGTCCCGACGTTTTCAGGATGAATGATGACGGAAAGGCAGAAGCGATTGTCCCGGAAACAGAAGCCGCTTGTGCACAGGATGCCGCTGATTCCTGTCCAGTTCAGTCAATAAAAGTAGAATAGTTTCCAATTCTTAACGATCACATGTAGGGGCAGACAAATGGTCTGCCCCTTTCTGTAGTGGAACACAAAATTTGTCTATTTTTTCTGAGTGTTAAGTCTGGTATAGTAGTAAGTGCTTCGGTACTACTTATTATTCTGTATTTCCTATTATGCGGTTCACTTCAGGGTTACAGCTAATATCCCGTGGAGGTCGTTGTGTCTAATTCGATCATAAGCACTCTGAAGAAGAAGGTCTCAAAGAAAACTTGGGACAACTGGTTCTCCACATTCGAATTGAAGGAAGTTGAAGAAGAGAAGGTCGTTTTCTCTGTTGCAAATCTATTTATAAAGGACTGGCTTCAGACGAAGTATGGGGGAGCAATTTCCGATTCTATAGCCGAGCTCCTCGGCAAGAGA
The nucleotide sequence above comes from Mesotoga sp. UBA6090. Encoded proteins:
- a CDS encoding hydroxyacid dehydrogenase; this encodes MLRLHANDPLDKTAMKILEDSNLFQISAEHLDKDQLMKIMPEIEVLVVRSATKVTSEVIEAGKKLKLIARAGVGLDNVDVESARKHNIIVRNTPGANAISVAELTFGLLLGLVRHIPRGTYGIKEGKWEKKELKGVEIFGKTIGLIGFGAIGREVARRAIAFGMNVCAFDPFVKETDMKVELMTTIESLLEKSDVISLHIPLTPETKHIIGEKEISLMKDGVIIINASRGGTIDEQALYNGLVSGKVSGAALDVFEVEPPSDELRRKLIGLGNVICVPHVGASTSEGQKRVGLEMAKIIVEECKVMI
- a CDS encoding ferredoxin, whose product is MKVYVDKDTCIGCGVCEGICPDVFRMNDDGKAEAIVPETEAACAQDAADSCPVQSIKVE